A stretch of Bradyrhizobium sp. AZCC 2262 DNA encodes these proteins:
- a CDS encoding HlyD family type I secretion periplasmic adaptor subunit: MKGFDHVHADERVARHRIGGTDEDVAAPQGQALILELQRLRQAFEHDNRQDQRPPLRRPANDESGPGARRSRQARPKRSKKKGKMGRVLDWLGPFGSQSEVFEPEPPPPRRGRSARDPQFMPPPPASGRRGPAGDAPAHNSWRNERQARGPIIAPDDPSLMNIPRSRPEVLSIDDMRLPPRIEAPQLAPPSPAGPVPRDRSVTAVVRNGLTAGVAFLANRDGSADMAGAPGESIVVRAARAFEGELRTGLRALLVVGGVAGGWMALVPLSGAVVVPGNLVVQSNVKTIQHPTGGVVAQIPVHNGMRVNAGDLLLRLDATQAQASLQVVSKQLDEVRAKSARLAAERDGLPRPAIPPEMSSRLDDPNVKTLLASEASLFRARVTARESQKELLSSKVSQLGEEIVGLEAQVASKAKQLELITGELTGVQELFDKRLVPIARLTALQRESARIEGERGQLISTIAETKTKVDEAKLQMVRLDQDVRTEVVKDLGEAQGKEAELSERSVAARDVLERIEMRAPTSGVIHQLNAHTIGGVIRAGDAVMEVVPDSDDLQIEARLQPNDIDQVRKGQQAFVRFSAFNQRVTPQLIGQVSYVSPDTTRDQQTSTSYFTVRIMLPEEERRRLAGLQLSSGMPAEVFMQTGSRTMLSYLFKPILDQFQRAFVER, translated from the coding sequence ATGAAGGGTTTTGACCACGTGCATGCCGATGAAAGAGTTGCGCGCCACCGGATCGGCGGGACGGATGAGGACGTCGCGGCGCCGCAAGGCCAGGCGCTGATCCTCGAACTGCAGCGATTGCGACAGGCTTTCGAGCACGACAATCGGCAGGACCAGCGGCCGCCGCTTCGCCGCCCGGCGAATGACGAATCGGGTCCGGGCGCGCGGCGTTCGCGCCAGGCCCGGCCGAAGCGGTCGAAGAAAAAGGGCAAGATGGGACGGGTGCTGGATTGGCTCGGCCCCTTCGGATCCCAGTCCGAGGTTTTTGAACCTGAGCCTCCGCCGCCGCGCCGCGGACGCAGCGCGCGTGATCCGCAGTTCATGCCTCCGCCACCGGCGAGCGGCAGGCGCGGTCCGGCAGGCGATGCCCCCGCACACAATTCATGGCGGAATGAACGACAGGCGCGCGGTCCGATCATCGCGCCCGACGATCCGTCGCTGATGAATATTCCGAGGTCGCGGCCGGAGGTTTTGTCGATCGACGACATGCGGCTGCCGCCTCGCATCGAGGCTCCCCAATTGGCGCCGCCGAGCCCGGCGGGCCCGGTGCCGCGCGATCGTTCCGTGACGGCGGTCGTCCGCAATGGCCTGACCGCTGGCGTCGCATTTCTTGCCAATCGCGATGGATCGGCGGATATGGCCGGCGCGCCCGGCGAAAGCATCGTAGTCCGGGCGGCGCGCGCCTTTGAGGGCGAGTTGCGCACCGGCTTGCGGGCGTTGCTCGTCGTCGGGGGGGTGGCAGGCGGCTGGATGGCGCTGGTGCCGTTGTCGGGCGCCGTCGTGGTGCCGGGCAATCTGGTGGTACAGTCCAACGTCAAGACCATCCAGCATCCGACCGGCGGCGTGGTCGCGCAGATCCCGGTTCATAACGGCATGCGGGTCAACGCCGGCGATCTGCTGCTGCGGCTGGACGCGACGCAGGCGCAGGCCAGCCTTCAGGTGGTCAGCAAGCAGCTCGACGAAGTGCGGGCGAAGAGCGCGCGGCTGGCCGCCGAGCGCGACGGTCTGCCCCGACCGGCGATCCCGCCGGAAATGTCGAGCCGGCTGGACGATCCCAATGTCAAGACGCTGCTTGCTTCGGAGGCGTCGCTGTTCAGGGCGCGGGTGACGGCACGCGAGAGTCAGAAGGAGCTGCTCAGTAGCAAGGTATCGCAGCTTGGCGAGGAGATCGTGGGCCTCGAGGCGCAGGTCGCGTCCAAGGCCAAGCAACTGGAGTTGATCACCGGCGAGCTCACGGGCGTACAGGAGCTGTTCGACAAGCGTCTGGTGCCGATCGCGCGGCTCACCGCCCTGCAGCGCGAGAGCGCCAGAATCGAAGGCGAACGCGGTCAGTTGATCTCAACGATCGCCGAGACTAAAACCAAGGTCGACGAGGCGAAGCTTCAGATGGTCCGGCTCGACCAGGATGTCCGCACCGAGGTCGTCAAGGACCTCGGCGAGGCGCAGGGCAAGGAAGCCGAACTCAGCGAACGAAGCGTCGCGGCTCGCGACGTCCTCGAACGCATCGAGATGCGCGCGCCGACGTCGGGTGTAATCCATCAGCTGAACGCGCACACCATCGGCGGCGTGATTCGCGCCGGCGACGCCGTCATGGAGGTGGTGCCGGATTCCGATGATCTGCAAATCGAGGCGCGGTTGCAGCCGAATGACATCGACCAGGTGCGAAAAGGGCAGCAGGCTTTTGTCCGCTTCTCGGCCTTCAATCAGCGAGTGACGCCGCAATTGATCGGTCAGGTGTCGTATGTCTCGCCCGACACCACCCGCGACCAGCAGACCAGCACATCCTATTTCACGGTCCGGATCATGCTGCCGGAAGAAGAGCGCCGGCGGCTGGCCGGGCTGCAGCTCTCCTCGGGCATGCCCGCGGAAGTGTTCATGCAGACCGGTAGCCGGACCATGCTGAGCTACCTGTTCAAACCGATCCTGGATCAGTTCCAGCGCGCTTTTGTCGAGCGGTAA
- the htpG gene encoding molecular chaperone HtpG translates to MTTTTAPESQPFQAEVAELLNLMVHSVYSETDIFLRELISNASDACDKLRYEAISSPELITDGAPPKIRIAPNKPANTLSVVDSGIGMDRQELIDNLGTIARSGTRSFLSRLTEAKDGTNLIGQFGVGFYAAFMVAERIVVTSRRAGSDQVFVWSSSGGSGFEIAPAGEEDAARVTRGTEIVLHLKENAAKYLETHEIERIVRAWSDNIQFPIELVPEEGEPRQINSASALWQRPKSELSVEDYKQAYQQIAGAFDEPAMTLHYRAEGRQSYAVLLFAPSTKPFDLFDQARKGKVKLYVRRVFIADDADVLPAYLRFIRGVIDSEDLPLNISREMLQNNPQLTQIRKAVTGRVISELENLGEKEPDAFAKIWDAFGPVIKEGIWEDFERREKLLGLSRFTTTRGEKRSLKQYVEDLKPNQTDIYYLTGESVERLKANPKLESATARGIEVLLLTDPVDAFWTSAPLDFGGKPLKSLSQGDIDFALIPLLDDKAEDKKDEASADEATTIALIKDALGERVSDVRASQRLTASASCLVAGGDAHDRMLERLLAMQNKAPTTKPILEINMRHPLVAAITGDKDAAKDLSFLLLEQAQILDGELPEDPAAFASRLNQLVLRGVVKG, encoded by the coding sequence ATGACAACCACTACTGCCCCCGAATCCCAGCCGTTCCAGGCCGAGGTTGCCGAGCTTCTGAACCTGATGGTGCACTCGGTCTATTCGGAGACCGATATCTTCCTGCGCGAGCTGATTTCGAACGCGTCGGACGCCTGCGACAAGCTGCGCTATGAGGCGATATCGTCGCCCGAGCTGATCACCGACGGCGCGCCGCCTAAAATCCGCATCGCGCCGAACAAGCCCGCCAATACGCTTTCCGTCGTCGACAGCGGTATCGGCATGGACCGGCAGGAGCTGATCGACAATCTCGGCACCATCGCACGATCAGGCACAAGATCCTTTCTCTCCCGCCTGACCGAGGCCAAGGACGGCACCAATCTGATCGGCCAGTTCGGGGTCGGCTTCTATGCGGCATTCATGGTTGCCGAGCGCATCGTGGTCACCAGCCGCCGGGCCGGCTCCGATCAGGTCTTTGTCTGGTCGTCCTCGGGCGGCAGCGGGTTTGAAATCGCACCCGCCGGCGAGGAGGACGCTGCGCGTGTCACGCGCGGCACCGAGATCGTCCTGCATCTGAAAGAGAATGCGGCGAAGTATCTCGAGACCCACGAGATCGAGCGCATCGTCCGCGCCTGGTCCGACAACATCCAGTTTCCGATCGAACTGGTGCCGGAGGAGGGTGAGCCGCGCCAGATCAATTCGGCCAGCGCGCTGTGGCAGCGGCCGAAATCGGAACTCTCGGTGGAGGACTACAAGCAGGCCTACCAGCAGATCGCAGGCGCGTTCGACGAACCGGCGATGACGCTGCATTATCGCGCCGAGGGCCGGCAGTCCTATGCGGTGCTGCTGTTTGCGCCGTCGACAAAACCGTTCGATCTGTTCGACCAGGCGCGCAAGGGCAAGGTCAAGCTCTATGTCCGCCGCGTCTTCATCGCCGACGACGCCGATGTCCTGCCGGCTTACTTGCGGTTCATCCGCGGCGTGATCGACAGCGAGGATCTGCCGCTCAACATCTCCAGAGAGATGCTGCAGAACAATCCGCAGCTCACCCAGATCCGCAAGGCCGTCACCGGCCGTGTGATATCGGAGCTGGAAAACCTCGGTGAGAAAGAACCGGATGCGTTCGCCAAAATCTGGGACGCGTTCGGCCCGGTGATCAAGGAAGGCATCTGGGAAGATTTTGAGCGCCGCGAGAAATTGCTGGGCCTGTCGCGCTTCACCACGACCAGGGGCGAGAAGCGTTCGCTCAAGCAATATGTCGAAGATCTCAAGCCGAACCAGACCGACATCTATTATCTCACCGGCGAGAGCGTCGAACGTCTGAAGGCCAACCCGAAGCTGGAATCGGCAACGGCGCGCGGCATCGAGGTGCTGCTGCTGACCGATCCGGTCGACGCATTCTGGACCTCGGCGCCGCTCGATTTCGGCGGCAAGCCGCTGAAGTCGCTGAGCCAGGGCGATATCGATTTCGCCCTGATCCCGCTCCTGGATGACAAGGCCGAGGACAAGAAGGACGAGGCCAGCGCAGATGAAGCCACGACGATTGCGCTGATCAAGGACGCGCTGGGCGAGCGCGTCTCCGACGTGCGCGCCTCGCAGCGGCTGACGGCGAGCGCGTCATGCCTGGTCGCCGGCGGCGACGCCCATGACCGCATGCTCGAACGCCTCCTGGCGATGCAGAACAAGGCGCCGACCACCAAGCCGATCCTGGAGATCAACATGCGCCATCCCCTCGTCGCGGCGATCACAGGCGACAAGGATGCGGCCAAAGACCTGTCGTTCCTGCTGCTGGAGCAGGCGCAGATCCTCGACGGCGAACTGCCGGAAGACCCGGCGGCGTTCGCCAGCCGGCTCAATCAGCTGGTGCTGCGCGGGGTCGTGAAGGGGTAG
- a CDS encoding DUF3095 domain-containing protein, protein MTTPDGTDIFYGAIPVFRGFGSLMDPAMYSPLPDDWTVGVADIVESTKAIANQRYKAVNMAGAAVIAAVTNALDGREFPFVFGGDGASFAVSPGDLARARDALAATASWVREDLDLVMRVALVPVKDIRAQGFDIRVARFGPSANLSYAMFSGGGLGWADAEMKRGEFAVPAAAPGTQPDLSGLSCRFEEIPSTRGLILSVLVVPAKGADPFRFRKVIEDIIGLVEQSPDAGRPVPSGGPPLRWPPAGVEYEARAARGGPLLKRRTVVLAVTLWAYVVMRFGIKVGNFVPKNYVQQVVENSDFRKYDDGLRMILDCTEELERALAALLANAASERVVRYGLHRQDAAMMTCFTPSVMRSDHVHFIDSARGGYASAATALKAMAA, encoded by the coding sequence ATGACGACGCCTGACGGCACCGACATATTCTACGGCGCGATCCCGGTCTTTCGCGGCTTTGGCAGCCTGATGGACCCGGCGATGTATTCGCCGTTGCCTGACGACTGGACCGTCGGCGTCGCCGACATCGTGGAATCGACCAAGGCGATCGCGAACCAGCGCTACAAGGCGGTCAACATGGCCGGCGCGGCCGTGATTGCCGCCGTCACCAACGCGCTTGACGGGCGCGAATTTCCGTTCGTGTTCGGCGGCGATGGCGCCAGCTTCGCGGTGTCGCCCGGCGACCTCGCGCGTGCCCGCGATGCGCTGGCGGCGACGGCTTCATGGGTCCGCGAAGATCTCGATCTGGTGATGCGGGTGGCGCTGGTGCCGGTCAAGGACATCCGTGCGCAGGGCTTCGATATCAGGGTGGCCCGCTTCGGTCCGTCAGCGAATCTCTCCTATGCGATGTTTTCCGGCGGGGGTTTGGGGTGGGCGGATGCCGAGATGAAGCGCGGCGAGTTCGCGGTGCCGGCGGCTGCTCCCGGCACGCAGCCCGATCTGTCCGGGCTGTCGTGCCGGTTCGAGGAAATTCCCTCCACGCGCGGGCTCATTCTGTCGGTGCTGGTGGTGCCGGCCAAGGGCGCCGATCCGTTTCGTTTCCGCAAGGTGATCGAGGACATCATCGGACTGGTCGAACAGTCTCCGGACGCCGGGCGGCCGGTGCCGTCGGGCGGGCCGCCGCTGCGCTGGCCGCCGGCCGGCGTCGAGTATGAAGCGCGCGCCGCGCGCGGCGGGCCGCTGTTGAAGCGGCGCACGGTCGTGCTCGCGGTGACGCTGTGGGCCTATGTCGTGATGCGCTTCGGCATCAAGGTCGGCAATTTCGTGCCGAAAAACTACGTGCAGCAGGTGGTGGAGAATTCCGACTTCCGCAAATATGACGACGGCCTGCGGATGATCCTCGATTGCACCGAGGAGCTGGAACGCGCGCTGGCGGCGCTTCTGGCGAACGCGGCTTCAGAGCGGGTCGTGCGCTACGGCCTGCACCGGCAGGACGCGGCGATGATGACCTGCTTCACGCCGTCGGTGATGCGCAGCGACCACGTCCATTTCATCGACAGCGCCCGCGGCGGCTACGCCTCGGCGGCGACCGCGCTAAAGGCGATGGCGGCGTAG
- a CDS encoding DUF2147 domain-containing protein — MACRTAFIIAIAAALLVAPSARAQGSGEPTGVWQTQAGDARVKVSKCGGGICGVIVGLKEPVDQATGKPPVDDKNPNPALKKRPMIGLTLFSGMQPVGPGKWSGQIYNADDGGTYASSISVAGPDTLRVEGCVGALCGGETWTRVGR; from the coding sequence ATGGCTTGCAGAACGGCTTTCATCATCGCGATCGCGGCGGCATTGCTGGTCGCCCCATCGGCTCGCGCGCAAGGCTCGGGCGAGCCGACCGGCGTCTGGCAGACCCAGGCCGGCGACGCGCGGGTGAAAGTCAGCAAATGCGGTGGCGGCATCTGCGGCGTGATTGTCGGCCTCAAAGAGCCGGTCGATCAGGCTACCGGCAAGCCCCCGGTCGATGACAAGAATCCAAACCCGGCGCTGAAGAAGCGGCCCATGATCGGCCTGACGCTATTCAGCGGCATGCAGCCAGTTGGCCCCGGCAAATGGTCGGGCCAGATCTACAACGCCGATGACGGCGGCACCTATGCGAGCAGCATCTCGGTGGCGGGCCCGGATACGCTGCGGGTCGAAGGCTGCGTCGGCGCGCTGTGCGGCGGCGAGACCTGGACGCGCGTGGGGCGCTGA
- a CDS encoding MATE family efflux transporter gives MTIDAPLDMRPAAVPSAPINGLLASPILPTLLRLALPNAIAMVGTTLVAVAETSYIGRLGTEPLAGIALVFPFVMLTQMMSAGAMGGGVSSAISRAIGAGNRDRAADLALHAGMIGACAGIFFTAMMLVFGGAFYALLGGRGGVLEQAMQYSHVLFSGAIAIWLVNTLASVVRGTGDMRIPSVTLIGTALVQIAVGGALGLGLFGLPKFGMGGVAAGQLTAFTLGAIFLAWYLVSGRSRLTLNFKGFKFQRDMFFDILKVGAVSCLSPLQTVLTVLIFTKILAGYGTATLAGYGMGSRLEFLLTPIAFAFGVASVPMVGMAMGAGLVTRARQVAWTAGAAAAITVGAIGLIVAMMPSLWVSLFTSDPGVTAAASSYLVWAGPAFAFFGMGACLYFSSQGAAMVGGPVIAGTARLLIVGVGGWWLASAGAPAWTLFALVGLAMAVYGLGTALSIRLTRWSK, from the coding sequence ATGACCATTGACGCTCCGCTCGACATGCGCCCCGCCGCGGTTCCATCCGCGCCGATCAACGGCCTGCTCGCCTCGCCGATCCTGCCGACGCTGCTGAGGCTCGCGCTGCCCAATGCGATCGCCATGGTCGGCACCACGCTGGTGGCCGTCGCCGAGACCTCCTATATCGGCCGGCTCGGCACCGAGCCGCTCGCCGGCATCGCGCTGGTGTTTCCCTTCGTGATGCTGACGCAGATGATGTCGGCCGGCGCGATGGGCGGCGGCGTTTCGTCCGCGATCAGCCGGGCGATCGGCGCGGGGAATCGCGACCGCGCGGCTGATCTGGCGTTGCATGCCGGGATGATCGGCGCCTGCGCCGGAATCTTTTTCACCGCGATGATGCTGGTATTCGGCGGCGCGTTTTACGCGCTACTCGGCGGGCGCGGCGGCGTGCTCGAACAGGCCATGCAATATTCGCACGTGCTGTTCTCCGGCGCGATCGCGATCTGGCTGGTCAACACGCTGGCCTCGGTGGTGCGCGGCACCGGCGACATGCGGATTCCATCGGTAACCCTGATCGGCACCGCGCTGGTGCAGATTGCGGTTGGCGGCGCGCTTGGCCTTGGGCTGTTCGGCCTGCCGAAATTCGGCATGGGCGGCGTCGCCGCGGGCCAGCTCACCGCCTTCACGCTCGGCGCGATATTTCTCGCCTGGTATCTCGTCAGCGGCCGCAGCCGGCTGACGCTGAACTTCAAGGGTTTTAAATTCCAGCGCGACATGTTCTTCGACATTCTGAAGGTCGGCGCGGTGTCCTGCCTGTCGCCGCTGCAGACCGTGCTGACGGTGCTGATCTTCACCAAAATCCTGGCCGGCTACGGCACCGCGACATTGGCCGGCTACGGCATGGGCTCGCGGCTGGAATTTCTGCTGACGCCGATCGCCTTTGCTTTTGGTGTCGCCTCGGTGCCGATGGTCGGCATGGCAATGGGCGCGGGGCTCGTGACGCGCGCGCGGCAGGTGGCGTGGACCGCGGGCGCGGCGGCCGCCATCACCGTGGGGGCCATCGGGCTCATCGTCGCAATGATGCCGTCGCTCTGGGTTTCGCTGTTCACCAGCGATCCCGGCGTCACCGCCGCGGCGTCTTCCTATCTGGTCTGGGCCGGCCCCGCGTTCGCCTTTTTCGGGATGGGCGCCTGCCTCTATTTCTCCTCGCAGGGGGCGGCGATGGTCGGCGGTCCCGTGATCGCCGGCACCGCGCGGTTGCTGATCGTCGGCGTCGGCGGTTGGTGGCTGGCCTCGGCGGGCGCGCCGGCATGGACATTGTTCGCGCTGGTAGGCCTCGCGATGGCCGTTTACGGCCTCGGGACGGCGTTGTCGATCCGCCTCACCCGCTGGAGCAAATGA
- a CDS encoding GNAT family N-acetyltransferase: MSIEIDVLNGDASWQRTEPLMKAVWPRHVVERLPWGHIEWAHADLRVLIDAPEDSPKPGLACHVGIYFRDAIWDGRKVHIGGIGGVATREDCRGRGYATLALNAAVRTLRDHEAVRFAMLFCEPHNEAFYQARGWHAFKGEVYAEQPEGRIRFEAMAPYVFDFTRKPRDGIIDLCGLPW, from the coding sequence ATGAGCATCGAAATCGACGTGCTGAACGGGGACGCATCCTGGCAAAGGACCGAGCCGCTGATGAAGGCGGTGTGGCCGCGCCATGTCGTCGAGAGGCTGCCATGGGGTCACATCGAATGGGCCCATGCCGATCTGCGCGTGCTGATCGATGCGCCCGAGGATTCGCCGAAACCGGGGCTTGCCTGCCATGTCGGCATCTATTTCCGTGACGCCATCTGGGATGGGCGCAAGGTCCATATCGGCGGCATCGGCGGCGTCGCGACCCGCGAGGATTGCCGTGGGCGCGGCTATGCAACGCTTGCGCTCAACGCCGCCGTCAGGACCCTGCGTGACCACGAAGCCGTTCGGTTTGCGATGCTGTTCTGCGAGCCGCACAATGAAGCATTTTATCAGGCGCGCGGCTGGCATGCGTTCAAAGGCGAAGTCTACGCCGAGCAGCCGGAGGGAAGAATTCGCTTCGAGGCCATGGCACCCTATGTGTTCGATTTCACCCGCAAGCCGCGCGATGGAATAATTGACCTATGCGGCCTGCCGTGGTGA
- a CDS encoding superoxide dismutase, which produces MTFTLPNLPYSHDALAPHMSKETLEYHHDKHHQAYVTNGNNAIKGTEFEGKSLEEIVKGSFGKNPAVFNNAGQHYNHLHFWNWMKPNGGGSKLPGRLEKKITEDLGGLEKFKTDFAAAGVGQFGSGWCWLSVKNGKLEISKTANGESPLVHGATPILGCDVWEHSYYIDYRNRRPDYLKAFCDNLINWDYVDELFGKTS; this is translated from the coding sequence ATGACCTTCACGCTGCCCAATCTGCCCTATTCCCACGACGCCCTTGCGCCCCACATGTCCAAGGAAACGCTGGAATACCACCACGACAAGCATCACCAGGCTTACGTGACCAACGGAAACAACGCGATCAAGGGGACTGAATTCGAAGGCAAGTCCCTGGAGGAGATCGTCAAGGGTTCGTTCGGGAAGAACCCGGCCGTGTTCAACAATGCCGGCCAGCACTACAATCACCTCCACTTCTGGAACTGGATGAAGCCGAATGGCGGCGGCAGCAAGCTGCCCGGCCGTCTGGAAAAGAAGATCACCGAGGACCTCGGCGGGCTCGAGAAGTTCAAGACCGATTTCGCCGCTGCCGGCGTCGGCCAGTTCGGCTCCGGCTGGTGCTGGCTGTCGGTCAAGAACGGCAAGCTCGAAATCTCCAAGACGGCGAACGGCGAGAGCCCGCTGGTCCACGGCGCGACCCCGATCCTCGGCTGTGACGTCTGGGAGCACTCCTACTACATCGATTACCGCAACCGCCGTCCCGACTATCTGAAGGCGTTCTGCGATAATCTGATCAACTGGGACTATGTCGACGAGCTGTTCGGCAAGACTTCCTAA
- the crcB gene encoding fluoride efflux transporter CrcB — MSYLLVFVGGGLGATLRHLINVTCARCMGTGFPWGTFIINITGSTVMGLIAGYLAFKGEASQPWRLFLMTGILGGYTTFSAYSLDAALLYERGELGPAALYVIGSVVLSIAGLFAGLALVRQFT, encoded by the coding sequence ATGAGCTATTTGCTGGTCTTTGTTGGTGGCGGCCTTGGCGCGACGCTGCGCCATCTGATTAACGTCACCTGCGCCCGTTGCATGGGCACCGGATTCCCCTGGGGTACCTTCATCATCAACATCACGGGCTCGACGGTGATGGGGCTGATCGCGGGCTATCTCGCCTTCAAGGGCGAGGCGTCGCAGCCCTGGCGGCTGTTTTTGATGACCGGCATCCTGGGCGGCTACACCACGTTCTCGGCCTACTCGCTCGATGCGGCGCTGCTCTACGAGCGCGGCGAACTTGGCCCTGCGGCGCTTTACGTCATAGGCTCGGTCGTGCTCTCGATCGCCGGGCTGTTTGCCGGCCTGGCGCTGGTCCGTCAGTTCACCTGA
- a CDS encoding permease, whose protein sequence is MSEHQIKDPAPADDAEPKLRRARKPVGWSMIVIGTLVVVCAGLVWRRDGIDGVLKILTHDLWLFGEIMPRVLAGCLLGGFIAEILPHDKVSRALGPNSGLKGLLIGTAFGAILPGGPFTAYPVAAALLTVGADFGATIAMVVSWTLIGYGRAVAWELPILGTDFTLWRIVISLPIPVLAGALGRFVFVRMYPKGEPS, encoded by the coding sequence TTGTCAGAACATCAGATAAAAGACCCGGCGCCTGCCGATGACGCCGAGCCGAAGCTGCGGCGCGCCCGCAAGCCGGTCGGCTGGTCGATGATCGTGATCGGCACGCTGGTCGTAGTTTGCGCAGGCCTGGTCTGGCGGCGCGACGGCATCGATGGCGTGCTCAAGATCCTCACGCATGATCTCTGGCTGTTCGGGGAAATCATGCCGCGCGTGCTGGCCGGCTGCCTGCTCGGTGGCTTCATCGCGGAAATTCTGCCTCACGACAAAGTCTCGCGAGCGCTCGGGCCGAATTCGGGGCTGAAGGGACTTTTGATCGGAACGGCGTTCGGCGCGATCCTGCCCGGCGGTCCGTTCACCGCCTATCCGGTGGCGGCGGCGCTGCTCACGGTCGGCGCCGATTTCGGCGCCACCATCGCGATGGTGGTGAGCTGGACGCTGATCGGCTACGGCCGCGCGGTCGCCTGGGAATTGCCGATCCTCGGCACGGATTTCACGCTGTGGCGGATCGTGATCTCGCTGCCGATCCCGGTGCTGGCAGGCGCGCTCGGCCGCTTCGTTTTCGTGCGGATGTATCCGAAGGGCGAGCCCTCGTGA